Proteins from a genomic interval of Mycobacterium conspicuum:
- a CDS encoding NAD(P)/FAD-dependent oxidoreductase, translated as MTSVMVIGSGFAGLWAALGAARRLDELGVPPGAIDITVLSAKPFHDIRVRNYEADLSACRIPLADLLDPVGVAHVAAEVQAIDTDARTVTTSRGVTYGYDRVVLASGSQVVRPAVPGLREFGFDVDTHDGALALQDHLQRLARGSAAMPRAAAATVVVVGAGLTGIETACELPGRLRTLFGDDGRVVLVDRNPFVGSDMGTSARPVIERALSHNGIETRTSVGVQEVSRDGVSLSSGEWLHTATVVWCAGMRASALTEQLPVPGDRLGRVPVDDHLRVAGVPSIFAAGDVAAARMDDEHVSVMSCQHGRPMGRYAGYNVISDVCGEPMLTLRIPWYVTVLDLGAAGAVYTEGWDRVVVAAGAKAKATKQTINTRRIYPPLTGNRADLLAAAAPELQARP; from the coding sequence GTGACCTCCGTGATGGTGATCGGCTCCGGGTTCGCGGGGCTGTGGGCCGCGCTGGGTGCCGCCCGGCGACTCGACGAACTCGGAGTGCCGCCCGGCGCCATCGATATCACCGTGTTGAGCGCCAAGCCTTTTCATGACATCCGGGTTCGCAACTACGAGGCCGACCTCAGCGCCTGCCGCATCCCGCTCGCCGATCTGCTCGACCCGGTCGGCGTCGCGCACGTCGCCGCCGAGGTGCAGGCGATCGACACCGATGCGCGCACCGTCACGACGTCACGTGGCGTGACGTACGGCTACGACCGCGTGGTGCTGGCGTCGGGTAGCCAGGTGGTCAGGCCCGCGGTTCCGGGCTTGCGCGAGTTCGGCTTTGACGTCGACACCCACGACGGGGCCCTGGCGCTGCAGGACCATCTACAGCGGCTCGCGCGCGGCTCGGCCGCAATGCCGCGGGCGGCGGCCGCGACGGTCGTCGTCGTCGGCGCCGGGCTCACCGGTATCGAGACGGCGTGCGAGCTGCCGGGCAGATTGCGAACGCTATTCGGTGACGATGGCCGGGTCGTATTGGTCGACCGCAACCCCTTCGTGGGTTCCGACATGGGCACGTCGGCGCGTCCAGTGATCGAACGAGCGTTGTCGCACAACGGCATTGAGACCAGGACTTCAGTGGGTGTCCAGGAAGTCAGCCGCGATGGCGTGTCGCTGAGCTCGGGCGAGTGGCTGCACACGGCCACCGTGGTGTGGTGCGCCGGTATGCGGGCCAGTGCACTGACCGAGCAGCTGCCGGTGCCCGGCGACCGGCTGGGTCGGGTGCCGGTCGACGACCACCTGCGGGTGGCCGGGGTGCCGTCGATATTCGCCGCCGGCGACGTCGCCGCCGCCCGCATGGACGACGAACATGTGTCGGTGATGTCTTGTCAGCACGGCCGCCCGATGGGCCGCTACGCCGGATACAACGTCATCAGCGACGTGTGCGGCGAACCGATGCTGACCCTGCGAATCCCTTGGTACGTCACGGTTCTCGACCTCGGCGCGGCCGGTGCCGTCTACACCGAGGGGTGGGACCGGGTGGTGGTGGCCGCCGGGGCGAAGGCCAAGGCGACCAAGCAAACCATCAACACCCGGCGGATCTATCCCCCATTGACCGGCAACCGGGCGGACCTGTTGGCCGCGGCCGCGCCGGAGCTGCAGGCCCGTCCCTAG
- a CDS encoding sterol desaturase family protein codes for MNAVTGFWFGLPEQVRDPVLFAIPFFLLLLILEWTAARKLQRVEQERSPSGSYLAQDSWASISMGLVSILTSAGWKALALLGYSAIYAYVAPWHLSPSKWYTWVVALLGVDLLYYGYHRMAHRVRLVWATHQAHHSSEYYNFATAVRQKWNNSGEVLMWAPLPLLGLPPWMVYFSWSLNLIYQFWVHTERIDKLPRPFEFVLNTPSHHRVHHGMDQLYLDKNYGGILILWDRLFGTFQPEVFRPHYGLTKKVDTFNIWKLQTREYVAIARDWRAATRWRDRLGYMFGPPGWEPRGAGQAGGAVPAITAR; via the coding sequence GTGAACGCGGTGACGGGATTCTGGTTCGGGCTGCCCGAGCAGGTACGCGACCCGGTGCTGTTCGCCATCCCGTTTTTCCTCCTGCTGCTGATCCTGGAGTGGACGGCGGCGCGCAAGCTGCAGCGCGTCGAGCAGGAGCGGTCGCCGTCGGGCTCGTATCTCGCCCAGGATTCCTGGGCGAGCATCTCGATGGGACTGGTTTCGATACTGACCAGCGCCGGGTGGAAGGCACTGGCCTTGCTGGGTTACAGCGCGATCTACGCCTACGTGGCGCCCTGGCACCTATCGCCCAGCAAGTGGTACACCTGGGTCGTTGCGCTGTTGGGTGTTGACCTGCTGTACTACGGCTACCACCGCATGGCCCACCGGGTGCGGCTGGTCTGGGCGACGCATCAGGCCCACCACTCCAGCGAGTACTACAACTTCGCCACCGCGGTGCGCCAGAAGTGGAACAACAGCGGCGAGGTGCTGATGTGGGCTCCGTTGCCGCTGCTGGGCCTGCCGCCGTGGATGGTGTACTTCAGCTGGTCGCTGAACCTGATCTATCAGTTCTGGGTGCACACCGAGCGGATCGACAAGCTGCCGCGGCCCTTCGAGTTCGTCCTCAACACCCCGTCGCACCACCGGGTGCACCACGGGATGGACCAGCTCTACCTGGACAAGAACTACGGGGGCATCCTGATCCTGTGGGACCGGCTGTTCGGCACCTTCCAGCCCGAGGTGTTCCGCCCGCACTATGGCCTGACCAAGAAGGTCGACACCTTCAACATCTGGAAGCTGCAGACCCGCGAGTACGTGGCGATCGCCCGCGACTGGCGCGCGGCCACGCGCTGGCGCGACCGGCTGGGCTATATGTTCGGGCCTCCGGGCTGGGAGCCGCGCGGCGCCGGGCAGGCCGGCGGGGCAGTCCCGGCAATAACGGCGCGGTAA
- a CDS encoding PNPOx family protein, translated as MSTRYDEPGRAVQAANRVIRWLAEIGISIAGTQPLRVRGRKTGKERGVVINLLNVDGVDYVVSPRGNTQWARNVRAAGVVEIGPRWPRSKRRQRGITEVSDAAKPELLRRYLDRWYYQVKDYVGGLTPQSTNEQLLAGAASIPVFELAP; from the coding sequence ATGTCCACGCGATACGACGAACCGGGCCGGGCCGTCCAGGCCGCCAACCGGGTGATCCGCTGGCTGGCCGAGATCGGGATCAGCATCGCCGGGACGCAGCCGCTGCGCGTCCGCGGTCGCAAGACCGGCAAAGAGCGCGGCGTGGTGATCAACCTGCTCAACGTCGACGGCGTGGACTACGTGGTCTCGCCCCGGGGCAACACCCAGTGGGCGCGCAACGTCCGGGCCGCCGGCGTCGTGGAGATCGGACCCCGCTGGCCCCGGTCCAAACGCCGCCAACGGGGCATCACCGAGGTGAGCGATGCCGCCAAACCCGAGCTGCTGAGGCGCTATCTGGACCGGTGGTACTACCAGGTCAAGGACTACGTCGGCGGGTTGACGCCGCAATCCACCAATGAGCAGTTGCTCGCCGGGGCCGCGTCGATCCCGGTGTTCGAGCTCGCCCCCTAG
- a CDS encoding Rv1815 family serine proteinase, protein MPGLTSLTMRASAALAAVTVSAAGLSPVPASAEPTLVFPGMEIHQDNRVCTLAYVDLATRIAYTAGHCRGGAPVVTDRDHNVIGRLATFRDNTPSGTTVATDQSINDYEAIVLDDRVAVSDVLPGGRRLEANPGATLAPGQAICHFGVITGETCGTVESVNNGWFTMSHGVQSQKGDSGGPVYLPGGGPEQLVGIFNSVWGEFPAAVSWRATSDQVRQDLGGAAPNPS, encoded by the coding sequence ATGCCCGGACTGACGAGCCTGACGATGCGCGCCTCTGCCGCGCTGGCCGCCGTCACGGTGTCGGCCGCAGGGCTGTCGCCCGTGCCCGCCAGCGCGGAGCCCACGCTGGTCTTTCCGGGCATGGAAATCCACCAGGACAACCGCGTCTGCACGTTGGCCTATGTGGACCTGGCGACCAGGATCGCGTACACGGCGGGCCATTGCCGCGGCGGCGCGCCCGTCGTCACCGACAGGGACCACAACGTGATCGGTCGGCTGGCGACATTCCGGGACAACACGCCCAGCGGCACCACGGTCGCCACGGATCAGTCGATCAACGACTACGAGGCGATCGTGTTGGACGACCGCGTGGCGGTGAGCGACGTGCTGCCCGGCGGGCGCCGACTCGAAGCAAACCCGGGCGCGACACTCGCTCCCGGCCAGGCGATTTGCCACTTCGGCGTCATCACCGGCGAAACCTGCGGAACCGTGGAGAGCGTCAACAACGGCTGGTTCACCATGTCCCACGGCGTCCAGAGCCAAAAGGGCGACTCGGGCGGACCGGTGTACCTGCCCGGCGGGGGACCCGAGCAGCTGGTGGGGATCTTCAACAGCGTGTGGGGCGAGTTCCCCGCGGCGGTGTCGTGGCGGGCCACCTCCGACCAGGTCCGCCAGGATCTCGGCGGGGCGGCGCCCAACCCCAGTTGA
- a CDS encoding TetR/AcrR family transcriptional regulator translates to MGKRQQSRAQIEAKIIELGRRQLVDHGAAGLSLRAIARDLGMVSSAVYRYVSSRDELLTLLLVDAYSELADTVDRARDTVSDLWSDDVIAIARAARGWAVAHPARWALLYGSPVPGYHAPPERTVGVGTRVVGSLFDAVAAGIATGDIRLTNDVAPQPMSSDFEQIRQEFGFPGDDRVVAKCFLLWAAVVGAISLEVFGQYGHDTLTDSGMVFDTQVRLLMDVLTHERGPN, encoded by the coding sequence GTGGGCAAACGCCAGCAGTCGAGGGCGCAGATCGAGGCCAAGATCATCGAGCTCGGCCGTCGCCAGCTGGTGGATCACGGTGCAGCCGGATTGTCGCTGCGCGCGATAGCGCGAGACCTGGGCATGGTGTCGTCGGCCGTGTACCGGTATGTGTCCAGCCGCGACGAGCTGCTGACCTTGCTGCTGGTGGACGCCTATTCGGAGCTGGCCGACACCGTGGACCGAGCCCGCGACACCGTGTCCGACCTGTGGAGCGATGACGTGATCGCCATCGCGCGCGCGGCGCGGGGATGGGCGGTCGCGCACCCCGCGCGGTGGGCCCTGCTGTACGGCAGCCCAGTGCCCGGCTACCACGCACCGCCGGAACGCACCGTCGGAGTCGGCACCCGGGTGGTCGGCTCCCTCTTCGACGCGGTCGCGGCCGGCATCGCCACCGGCGACATCAGGCTGACCAATGATGTTGCGCCACAACCGATGTCATCGGACTTCGAACAGATTCGGCAGGAGTTCGGCTTTCCCGGCGACGATCGCGTCGTCGCCAAGTGCTTTCTGCTCTGGGCCGCTGTCGTGGGCGCGATCAGCCTGGAGGTGTTCGGGCAGTACGGCCACGACACGCTGACCGACTCGGGCATGGTGTTCGACACCCAGGTGCGACTGCTGATGGATGTGCTGACCCACGAACGTGGGCCGAATTAG
- a CDS encoding DUF732 domain-containing protein, producing the protein MVRQLVPLLGVAALIGFAAPAYADPGDGDDASFLAALNKVGISYASPAQAVTSGRAVCECLSNGESGLELVHDVKTHNPGMDMENASNFAMISAKFFCPDQLSKA; encoded by the coding sequence ATTGTGAGGCAGCTTGTACCGCTACTCGGGGTTGCCGCCCTGATCGGCTTCGCCGCGCCCGCTTACGCGGATCCGGGTGACGGCGACGATGCAAGCTTTTTGGCAGCGCTGAACAAGGTCGGCATCTCCTACGCGAGTCCTGCGCAGGCCGTCACGTCCGGCAGGGCGGTATGTGAGTGCTTGAGCAACGGTGAATCGGGTCTGGAGCTCGTCCACGACGTCAAGACCCACAATCCCGGAATGGACATGGAGAACGCGTCGAATTTCGCCATGATTTCGGCGAAATTCTTCTGTCCCGACCAACTCTCCAAGGCCTGA
- a CDS encoding PPE family protein, producing the protein MFYAAFPPEFNSGRMYSGAGSGSLRSAAAAWEGLAGEIQSTVGSYSSVVDDLVSGAWSGPTSMAMLAAVTPYLSWMQAAGATAGEAAAQATAAASAYEAAFAAHVPPAEISANRTRLAQLVATNIFGQNTPAIASTEIEYAEMWVQDALAMDGYAGSSAAATKLTPFTAAPQITNAGGLAGQAAAVTQAVGTSAGSAQSAVSSLSSLTDPWSWLLQVGANLSTDYTDTLNGLLNSLFGTGTSALYSSVYNAVKVPLGFTTGFNDIGLLINLPASQFLKFAPHAVAGAIPRDALGAGLAAPHWGRGTLFGSVTPEAHFGRGTLVGNLRVPPSWAPATPAIRTVAAALTAAGPEAVPAAALGEGGLLSAASLAGMLGAAAGAGAPDVATAGVRGRLTPLKDLKDSTSPEKLKRLVAQISEKPESVQHHRVDQEGLDSLLEQLAKKPGIHAVHLSKGDKPKVVPADARLG; encoded by the coding sequence GTGTTCTATGCAGCGTTTCCACCGGAATTCAACTCGGGCAGGATGTATAGCGGTGCGGGATCGGGGTCTTTGCGCTCCGCCGCCGCGGCCTGGGAGGGACTGGCGGGCGAGATCCAGTCGACCGTGGGTTCCTATTCGTCGGTGGTCGACGACTTGGTCAGCGGCGCGTGGAGTGGACCGACGTCGATGGCCATGTTGGCGGCGGTCACACCGTATTTGAGCTGGATGCAGGCCGCCGGGGCCACCGCCGGCGAAGCAGCAGCGCAGGCCACCGCGGCGGCAAGCGCCTATGAGGCGGCGTTCGCCGCCCATGTGCCACCCGCCGAGATCTCGGCCAATCGCACCCGACTGGCCCAGCTCGTGGCGACCAACATCTTCGGCCAGAACACCCCGGCCATCGCCTCCACCGAGATTGAATACGCCGAAATGTGGGTGCAAGACGCCCTCGCCATGGACGGCTACGCGGGCTCGTCGGCGGCGGCCACCAAGTTGACCCCGTTCACCGCGGCACCGCAGATCACCAATGCCGGCGGGCTGGCGGGGCAAGCCGCCGCGGTCACTCAGGCCGTCGGTACCTCGGCGGGCAGCGCGCAGTCGGCTGTGTCGTCGCTGTCGTCGCTGACCGACCCGTGGTCGTGGCTGTTACAAGTGGGCGCGAACCTGTCTACCGACTACACGGACACCCTCAATGGGCTGCTGAATTCGCTGTTTGGCACGGGCACGTCCGCGCTGTATTCCAGCGTGTACAACGCCGTAAAAGTCCCGCTCGGCTTCACCACCGGGTTCAACGACATCGGGTTGCTGATCAACCTGCCCGCCTCGCAGTTCCTCAAGTTCGCCCCGCACGCCGTGGCGGGCGCGATCCCCAGGGACGCGCTGGGAGCCGGGCTCGCGGCACCGCATTGGGGCCGGGGCACGCTGTTCGGTTCGGTCACCCCGGAGGCGCATTTCGGCCGGGGCACCCTGGTCGGAAACCTGCGCGTGCCGCCCAGCTGGGCCCCGGCCACCCCGGCCATCCGTACGGTTGCAGCCGCCCTCACCGCGGCCGGGCCCGAGGCGGTGCCGGCAGCGGCACTGGGTGAGGGCGGACTGCTGAGCGCGGCGTCGCTGGCGGGCATGCTCGGAGCCGCCGCCGGGGCGGGCGCACCCGACGTCGCCACGGCCGGCGTGCGCGGCCGACTCACCCCGCTCAAGGACCTCAAGGACAGCACGTCGCCGGAGAAGTTGAAGCGTCTGGTGGCACAGATATCGGAGAAACCCGAAAGCGTGCAACACCATCGCGTCGATCAAGAAGGCCTGGACAGCCTGCTCGAACAGCTGGCCAAGAAGCCCGGCATCCACGCGGTGCACCTGTCCAAGGGCGACAAACCCAAAGTCGTGCCGGCGGATGCCCGATTGGGCTGA
- a CDS encoding VOC family protein → MNLTAQSPTQIAWVTSDLDATETALTGLLGVRKWVRIPEVHFAPDTCSYHGKPADFVASISLSYLGDMQLELIQPVRGENVYSDFLAAAGPGLHHICMAADSPEQFDAALAEATRQGAPVVQQGVMQGGIQFAYVAAPQAGVPFLEIAYVPTEMQAFYDYIKQEQR, encoded by the coding sequence ATGAACCTGACCGCCCAATCTCCGACACAGATCGCCTGGGTCACCTCGGACCTGGATGCCACCGAAACGGCTCTCACCGGGCTCTTAGGCGTCCGGAAATGGGTGCGGATACCCGAGGTGCACTTTGCTCCGGACACGTGCAGCTATCACGGCAAGCCAGCGGACTTCGTGGCCAGCATCTCGCTGAGCTACCTCGGGGACATGCAGCTGGAGCTGATCCAGCCGGTCCGCGGGGAGAATGTCTATAGTGACTTTCTGGCCGCCGCCGGACCGGGTTTGCACCACATCTGCATGGCGGCCGACAGTCCCGAGCAGTTCGACGCGGCGCTGGCCGAGGCCACCCGCCAGGGCGCCCCGGTGGTGCAGCAGGGCGTCATGCAAGGCGGGATCCAATTCGCCTACGTGGCGGCGCCCCAGGCCGGCGTGCCGTTCCTCGAGATCGCCTATGTCCCAACAGAAATGCAAGCCTTCTACGACTACATCAAACAGGAGCAGCGGTGA
- a CDS encoding MgtC/SapB family protein → MQTLSVADFAIRLAVGVGCGALIGIERQWRARRAGLRTNALVAAGATLFVLYAVATPDSSPTRVASYVVSGIGFLGGGVILREGVNVRGLNTAATLWCSAAVGVLAASGNLLFTAIGTGAVIAIHLFMRPLGRLIDHDNTSDDDETLQPYLLQVVSRPKHEQYARAQIIQHAGGNDITLRGLHTGRAGDDEITLTAHLLLNGDVPARLERLVAELSLQPGVRAVQWYAGDEAQSDGHR, encoded by the coding sequence ATGCAGACATTGAGCGTCGCCGATTTCGCTATCCGACTCGCCGTCGGGGTCGGCTGCGGCGCCCTGATCGGCATCGAGCGGCAGTGGCGCGCACGCAGGGCGGGCCTGCGCACCAACGCATTAGTGGCCGCGGGCGCGACCTTGTTCGTGCTGTATGCGGTGGCCACGCCGGACAGCAGCCCCACCCGGGTCGCGTCCTACGTGGTGTCCGGTATCGGATTCTTGGGCGGTGGGGTGATCCTGCGTGAAGGGGTCAACGTCCGAGGCCTCAACACCGCCGCCACCCTGTGGTGTTCCGCGGCGGTAGGCGTGCTGGCCGCGTCCGGCAACCTACTCTTCACGGCGATCGGCACCGGTGCCGTCATCGCCATCCACCTCTTCATGCGCCCGTTGGGCAGGCTGATCGACCACGACAATACGAGCGACGATGACGAAACCCTGCAGCCCTATCTGCTGCAAGTTGTCAGCCGACCGAAACACGAGCAATACGCGCGCGCCCAGATTATCCAGCACGCCGGCGGTAATGACATCACGCTGCGCGGACTCCACACCGGACGAGCCGGCGACGACGAAATCACTTTGACCGCACACCTACTCCTGAACGGCGACGTTCCCGCCCGGCTGGAGCGTTTGGTCGCCGAGCTGTCGCTGCAGCCGGGAGTTCGTGCGGTGCAGTGGTATGCCGGCGACGAAGCCCAGTCCGACGGGCACCGCTAG
- a CDS encoding adenylate/guanylate cyclase domain-containing protein: MPETSYAPCGDLSLAYQAFGDGPVELVFAGSFVSHVEMFWTLPEFNAFMDRLATFCRVLLFDKAGVGLSDPVRQVRTLDDRAAEIEAVMDAADFRDAVLFGVSEGGPAAMVFAATRPQRTRALILTGTIAYWGFAGWDDTERDPAELRAHFLPELGEDYTPSTQQLARWQGFGRAVRSAWGSGAALKILLPSVRSTRQLAMLERMSASPAMARATLEAVFRVDVRTVLPTITAPTLVIHAREDPVPVQGGRYLADHIPGARMLEVDGVDHVPFLTEPDKITTGIEEFLTGSRAAPPQSHRALRTVLFTDMVASTQHAAAAGDERWRAVLQRFGEMTAELTKRFGGTVVKSTGDGHLATFDGPTQAIRCAEALRVDAETLGIEIRAGVHTGECELLDSDIGGIAVHIAARILGHAGAGDILVSRTVRDLVVGSGLGFEDRGSVELRGVPGTWQLLAVSRHGPGPGSAESELAAMPTPGPQTAMRPSDRAVAVMAKRTPWILRGMARLAPPTGRR; the protein is encoded by the coding sequence GTGCCCGAAACGTCATACGCACCATGCGGCGATCTCAGCCTCGCGTATCAGGCGTTCGGCGACGGGCCCGTCGAGCTCGTCTTCGCGGGGTCCTTTGTCAGCCACGTCGAAATGTTTTGGACCCTGCCCGAGTTCAACGCGTTCATGGACCGGCTCGCCACGTTCTGCCGTGTGCTCCTGTTCGATAAGGCCGGGGTCGGGCTATCGGACCCCGTCCGGCAAGTTCGCACGCTGGATGATCGAGCGGCCGAGATCGAGGCCGTCATGGACGCTGCCGACTTCCGAGATGCCGTCCTTTTCGGCGTGAGCGAGGGCGGCCCAGCCGCGATGGTTTTCGCGGCAACACGACCGCAGCGAACGCGGGCCTTGATTCTTACCGGCACGATAGCGTACTGGGGCTTCGCCGGATGGGACGACACCGAACGCGACCCCGCCGAGCTGCGGGCGCACTTCTTACCCGAGCTGGGCGAGGACTACACACCGTCAACGCAGCAGCTTGCCCGCTGGCAGGGATTCGGCCGCGCCGTGCGCTCGGCGTGGGGCAGCGGCGCGGCACTCAAGATTCTGCTCCCGTCGGTACGGTCGACACGCCAGCTCGCAATGTTGGAGCGCATGAGCGCGAGCCCGGCGATGGCGCGCGCGACACTCGAAGCGGTGTTCCGGGTCGATGTCCGGACGGTCCTGCCGACTATCACCGCGCCAACCCTGGTCATCCATGCCCGCGAGGACCCCGTTCCCGTGCAGGGCGGCCGGTACCTGGCCGACCACATCCCCGGCGCGCGAATGCTTGAGGTCGACGGCGTGGATCACGTGCCCTTTTTAACCGAGCCCGACAAGATCACGACCGGAATCGAGGAGTTCCTCACCGGCAGCCGCGCGGCGCCGCCGCAGTCGCATCGCGCTCTGCGCACCGTGCTGTTCACCGACATGGTGGCCTCGACGCAACACGCCGCGGCAGCGGGCGACGAGCGGTGGCGGGCGGTGCTTCAACGCTTTGGTGAGATGACAGCCGAGCTCACGAAACGATTCGGCGGCACGGTGGTCAAGAGCACCGGCGACGGCCACCTCGCGACGTTCGACGGCCCGACACAGGCCATCCGCTGCGCCGAGGCGCTGCGCGTTGACGCCGAGACACTGGGCATCGAGATCCGCGCTGGGGTTCACACCGGCGAGTGCGAACTGCTGGACAGCGACATCGGGGGTATCGCCGTACACATCGCGGCGCGAATCCTCGGTCACGCCGGCGCCGGCGACATCCTCGTCTCCCGCACCGTGCGTGATCTAGTCGTTGGCTCGGGCCTGGGGTTCGAAGACCGCGGCAGCGTCGAGTTGCGCGGCGTGCCCGGCACCTGGCAACTCCTGGCGGTCAGTCGCCACGGCCCGGGACCAGGATCGGCGGAGTCGGAGCTGGCCGCCATGCCGACCCCCGGCCCTCAGACTGCGATGCGCCCCTCGGATCGTGCCGTGGCGGTAATGGCCAAGCGGACACCGTGGATCCTGCGCGGGATGGCCCGCCTCGCTCCGCCCACCGGCCGCCGCTGA
- a CDS encoding alpha/beta hydrolase fold domain-containing protein — MTAEDRGMLKLGVTQRLLRATGVRNRLFPVAKLDRWAAHPRPPYTGRPPKRALKKIDVTRDDLNGRPVYQVRPRRAGAGEITGHLLYLHGGAYVLDLLPYFHWPAIAKLATALRRTVTVPIYPIAPEHTYREVFPFLLQVYRRELQSRDPNSIAFMGDSAGGGMAFALCHAVRDANLPPPTDAVLLSPWMHLALPDPHVPVAAKIDPFLNPEDLRAAGIRYAGGDPLDSPLLSPSVGPLTGLPRLTVFTGTHDVLNPDARAFRRRAAAEGLDIGWYELEGGLHAWMLLPGRDAAHALDQITEVLSG, encoded by the coding sequence ATGACGGCAGAAGATCGAGGCATGCTCAAGCTCGGTGTGACGCAGCGGCTGCTCCGTGCCACCGGCGTCCGGAATCGGCTGTTCCCCGTCGCCAAGCTGGACCGCTGGGCCGCCCACCCGCGTCCGCCTTACACCGGCCGGCCGCCGAAGCGCGCATTGAAGAAGATCGACGTCACCCGGGACGACCTCAACGGCCGACCGGTCTATCAGGTCCGCCCGCGACGTGCCGGCGCCGGCGAGATCACCGGCCACCTGCTCTATCTGCACGGCGGGGCCTACGTGCTGGACCTGTTGCCGTATTTCCATTGGCCCGCCATCGCGAAGCTGGCGACCGCGCTAAGGCGCACCGTCACCGTGCCGATCTACCCCATCGCACCCGAGCACACGTACCGCGAGGTGTTCCCGTTCCTGCTGCAGGTGTACCGGCGTGAATTGCAAAGCCGGGATCCCAATTCGATTGCCTTCATGGGTGATTCGGCCGGGGGCGGAATGGCTTTCGCGCTGTGTCACGCGGTGCGGGATGCCAACCTTCCGCCGCCGACGGATGCCGTGCTGCTCTCACCGTGGATGCACCTCGCGCTGCCGGACCCGCACGTGCCGGTCGCCGCCAAAATCGACCCGTTTCTCAACCCAGAGGATTTGCGCGCGGCGGGAATTCGTTATGCCGGCGGCGATCCCCTGGACAGTCCCCTGCTCAGTCCCAGCGTGGGACCGCTGACCGGTCTGCCCCGGCTGACCGTTTTCACCGGGACCCACGACGTGCTCAACCCCGACGCCCGCGCCTTCCGCAGGCGGGCCGCCGCCGAAGGTCTCGACATCGGCTGGTACGAACTCGAGGGCGGGCTGCACGCGTGGATGCTGCTGCCCGGTCGGGACGCCGCGCACGCGCTGGATCAGATCACCGAGGTTTTGAGCGGGTGA